The genome window GGTCCGCAGGGCGAGATCCCCGGCGCTCTGACGCTGGTCGCGAACGACCAGAGTCAGAAGTACGCACAGCCGGCGACGGGCGAGCGTCTCGACCCGATCAAGGCGAAGGGCGTCGCCCGGTTCACGAATCGGGTCACGCAGGAAACGCGCGTCCTCAAGGGCACTGTCGTGCGCACGCGCGACAACGTTCGCTTCCAGACGACCGAGGAGAAGATCATCCCGCGAAGCTCGCTCGACATCCTCCCGCCGTTCGTGAAGTTCGGGACCGTCGATATCGCGATCGAGGCCCTTGATGCCGGTCCGGCGGGCAACGTCGCGGCGAACACGATCACGGTGACCGATCGCGAGGACTACGCGGTGGGCAATCCGCAGGCGACGGCGGGCGGCGAGATCAAGAAGTTCGCCGTCGTCACCGGGTCGGACTACGGACTCGCCGCCGGCCGCGCCGAGGGGGAGCTTCGCAAACGCGGCCTGGAGAAGGTCGTCGAGTGGAAGGCGGATGCGGCGAACAAGGGCCGGATCATCTATGGCCCCGTCACGAAGGTGACCTCGGTCACGGGGTCCTCCGGTCTGGTGGGCACCGAGCCGCCGAACGGCATGTTCGAGCTGACGGTCACGGGAACGGTCACGGGCTACAGCGTCTCCGAGGCCGAGCCGCGCGCCACGACGATCACGAAGCTGAAGCAGCAGGCCGATCCCGAATACGACATCGACGAGGCCGCCGCGGGTGTCGCGGTCATCATCGGTCCGACGCTCGTCGACAACGGCGTCCAGTGGCGCGTGCGCGCGAGCACCTCGCAATTCCCGCAGGTGAAGGAGGCGCCACTGCGGACTGCGCTCGCCGGTCGTGAGTTCACCGAGGCACAGGCCGTCATCGAAGGGCAGGGACTGGAGCTACGGAGCTACACCATCTGGCCGGGCTGGTGGCCGCGGTTCCCGTTCTTCGATTCACGCCTGCGCATCGAGGTGGATACCCAGGCATCGGCTGCCTCGCCCTGAGCGTGCGCTATCTTGCGCTGGACGTCGGCGATCGCCGCATCGGCCTCGCCGTCGGTGACGACACCTTCGGCCTGGCGCGGCCGCTCCGGACGCTGGCGCGACGCAACCTCGAGGCCGATCTCGCGAGCCTCCGTGAGCTGATCGCGAAAGAGGAGGTTGGTGCTCTGGTCATCGGTCTTCCGCTGACCCTGCGCGGCGACGACGGGCCTCAGGCGCAGCGTGTGCGCCGGTTCGCCGACGCGTGCGCCGCGCTCGGGCTTCCGGTCGATCTCTACGACGAGCGCTTCACGACCGCTGAGGCCGCTCGCCGTGGCGCGGCCGATCTCGACGCCGGCGCGGCGACCGTGCTCCTCGAAGACTTCCTGTCGCGACGCCGGGCCGACTGATGCCGCCGTCACGCGAGCGTGCGGCACCGCCGCGGCAGCGGCGCTCATCGCTCGGGCCGTTCGCATTTCTCTTGTTCGTCGGGCTGATGGCCGTCGGTCTCTATGTGGTGGGCAGGCCGCTCGCCGAGGACGCGGCCGTGGCGTACGTCACCGAACACGACACGCTCCTGCGTCAGGATTTCATCCGCGGTTTCGTTGCGGATCGCGTGGCGAACGAGGTCGATCTGGCGAAGGACCCGCGCGCGGACAACCGGGCATTCGTGATCGCGCGTGGCGAGACGGCCGGTCAGATCGGAAAGCGGCTCGAACAGGAGGGGATCATCCGATCCGCCCTCGCCTTCGACTACGTGCTCTACGAGATGGAGCGCGAGAACGCGCTGCAGTCCGGCAGCTACACGGTGTCCGCCGCGCTCTCTCCGCGCGACCTGGCGAAGCTCTTTGAGAAGGCGCCCGGCG of Candidatus Limnocylindria bacterium contains these proteins:
- a CDS encoding baseplate J/gp47 family protein gives rise to the protein MTVPVAGRTVVELGPRASVLEAVERIAAAPAADDLVLSISAGAPAARNAVFFEVARRAAGTRRLAIVSPDTRARSLASSVHLPAFASTAALERQELDATEPLTTARRAALARPARVKRAATGSSPIRILGILGSLLAAALVLMVVIGPWATVVVKPVSKALGPIEFELRAGPQGEIPGALTLVANDQSQKYAQPATGERLDPIKAKGVARFTNRVTQETRVLKGTVVRTRDNVRFQTTEEKIIPRSSLDILPPFVKFGTVDIAIEALDAGPAGNVAANTITVTDREDYAVGNPQATAGGEIKKFAVVTGSDYGLAAGRAEGELRKRGLEKVVEWKADAANKGRIIYGPVTKVTSVTGSSGLVGTEPPNGMFELTVTGTVTGYSVSEAEPRATTITKLKQQADPEYDIDEAAAGVAVIIGPTLVDNGVQWRVRASTSQFPQVKEAPLRTALAGREFTEAQAVIEGQGLELRSYTIWPGWWPRFPFFDSRLRIEVDTQASAASP
- the ruvX gene encoding Holliday junction resolvase RuvX, whose product is MRYLALDVGDRRIGLAVGDDTFGLARPLRTLARRNLEADLASLRELIAKEEVGALVIGLPLTLRGDDGPQAQRVRRFADACAALGLPVDLYDERFTTAEAARRGAADLDAGAATVLLEDFLSRRRAD